One genomic window of Helicobacter canis includes the following:
- the secY gene encoding preprotein translocase subunit SecY, with translation MNKAIVNKILITLAFLFAYRVLAYIPIPGVDAAVIKDFFRLSSSNALGLFNMFSGGAVERISIITLGIMPYITASIIMELLAATFAPLAKMKKERDGMQRYMQIIRYVTIVITVIQAISVSFGLRSIGGGPNGAILIDMKEFLLISVFAMLAGTMLLVWIGEQITQRGVGNGISLIIFGGIVSGIPNAIGSTFKLVNTGEISVLSLIVIGVIIVATICCIVYIELAERRIPISYARKVIMQNQNKRIMNYIPIKLNLSGVIPPIFASALLVFPSTILQASSNQYLQLIADILSPSHYLHHILMFAFVVFFAYFYSSIVFNAKDIADNLKRQGGYIPGMRPGEGTSSFLNFVANNLTLWGSLYLAVISTLPWVLVKLLGVPFYFGGTAVLIVVQVAIDTMRKIEAQVYMNKYKTLSAVGF, from the coding sequence ATGAATAAAGCGATTGTTAATAAGATTCTTATCACTTTAGCTTTTTTGTTTGCTTATCGTGTGCTTGCATACATTCCAATACCAGGAGTTGATGCAGCGGTGATTAAAGATTTTTTCCGCTTAAGCAGTAGCAATGCATTGGGACTCTTTAATATGTTTAGCGGTGGTGCTGTGGAGCGTATTAGCATTATTACGCTTGGTATTATGCCTTATATTACAGCTTCTATTATTATGGAGCTTTTGGCAGCTACTTTTGCTCCACTTGCAAAGATGAAAAAAGAGCGTGATGGTATGCAACGATATATGCAAATTATTCGTTATGTTACTATTGTCATCACGGTTATTCAAGCTATTAGCGTATCGTTTGGTTTGCGTAGTATTGGCGGAGGTCCTAATGGTGCAATTTTGATTGATATGAAAGAATTTTTGCTGATTTCTGTGTTTGCGATGCTTGCTGGGACAATGCTACTTGTGTGGATTGGCGAGCAGATTACCCAAAGAGGTGTGGGTAACGGGATAAGTCTCATTATCTTTGGTGGTATTGTATCTGGGATACCGAATGCAATTGGATCAACATTCAAGCTTGTTAATACGGGTGAGATTAGTGTATTGAGTCTTATTGTTATTGGCGTGATTATTGTAGCTACTATTTGTTGTATTGTGTATATTGAGCTTGCCGAGAGGAGAATCCCTATCTCCTATGCGCGTAAAGTTATTATGCAAAATCAAAATAAGCGCATTATGAATTACATTCCAATCAAGCTAAACCTAAGTGGTGTAATACCTCCTATTTTTGCTTCTGCATTGCTTGTGTTTCCTTCTACGATTTTGCAGGCTTCGAGTAATCAATATCTCCAACTTATTGCGGATATTTTGAGTCCTAGCCATTATTTGCATCATATTTTGATGTTTGCATTTGTTGTGTTTTTTGCATATTTTTATTCTTCTATTGTGTTTAATGCCAAGGATATTGCAGATAATCTTAAGCGTCAAGGAGGGTATATTCCGGGAATGCGTCCAGGTGAGGGGACTTCATCATTTTTGAATTTTGTCGCAAATAATTTGACCCTATGGGGTTCATTGTATCTTGCCGTTATTTCTACTTTGCCTTGGGTGTTGGTCAAGCTCTTAGGTGTGCCATTCTATTTTGGTGGAACGGCTGTTTTGATTGTCGTGCAAGTTGCCATCGATACAATGCGTAAGATTGAGGCACAAGTTTATATGAATAAGTATAAAACACTAAGTGCGGTAGGATTCTAG
- the map gene encoding type I methionyl aminopeptidase, whose product MAIAIRSKKDLVALAKSSVIVAQTLELVSKNAMPGVSLYELDRIAEDYILSQQAKPAFKGLYGFPNATCLSLNSVIIHGIPSDYRLQEGDILGIDLGVECGGWFGDGAITVGIGKIDSKDKQLIACAKDVLYEAIDFCRPGIHFKELSLFLEQAIINRGFAPLLGFCGHGIGRKPHEEPEIPNYLESPNSKQGPKIKNGMVFCIEPMVCQLDGTPVILDDKWSVVAKDMKNGSHYEHTIAMIDGKARILTH is encoded by the coding sequence GTGGCTATAGCGATTCGTAGCAAGAAAGATCTTGTTGCTTTGGCAAAGTCATCAGTAATTGTGGCGCAGACCTTGGAGCTTGTATCTAAGAATGCGATGCCCGGAGTTAGTCTTTATGAGCTTGATAGAATTGCAGAAGATTATATCTTGTCTCAGCAGGCAAAGCCGGCATTTAAAGGATTGTATGGGTTTCCAAATGCTACTTGCTTATCTCTTAACTCTGTGATTATCCACGGGATCCCAAGTGATTACAGATTGCAAGAAGGCGATATTTTGGGGATTGACTTGGGTGTAGAGTGTGGTGGTTGGTTTGGTGATGGGGCTATTACGGTTGGTATTGGCAAGATAGATTCTAAAGATAAGCAGCTGATTGCTTGTGCCAAAGATGTTTTATATGAAGCGATAGATTTTTGCCGACCTGGCATTCATTTTAAAGAATTAAGCTTATTTTTGGAGCAAGCGATAATAAACAGAGGTTTTGCTCCATTGCTTGGATTTTGTGGGCACGGCATAGGGAGAAAGCCACACGAAGAGCCAGAGATACCAAACTATCTAGAATCCCCAAATTCCAAGCAAGGTCCAAAGATTAAAAATGGAATGGTGTTTTGCATTGAGCCTATGGTGTGCCAGCTTGATGGGACTCCAGTGATTTTGGATGATAAATGGTCGGTTGTTGCAAAGGATATGAAAAATGGCAGCCATTATGAGCATACGATAGCTATGATCGATGGCAAGGCAAGGATTTTAACTCATTAG
- the infA gene encoding translation initiation factor IF-1, translated as MAKDDVIEIDGKVIEALPNATFRVELDNGHIVLCHIAGKMRMHYIKILPGDRVKLELTPYSLDKGRIIYRYK; from the coding sequence TTGGCAAAAGATGATGTGATAGAAATTGATGGTAAGGTGATTGAAGCCTTGCCAAATGCGACATTTAGAGTGGAGCTGGACAATGGGCATATTGTTTTATGTCATATTGCAGGAAAGATGAGAATGCACTATATTAAGATTTTGCCCGGAGATAGGGTGAAGCTAGAATTAACGCCCTATAGTTTGGATAAGGGCAGGATTATATATCGCTATAAATAA
- the rpmJ gene encoding 50S ribosomal protein L36, whose protein sequence is MKVRPSVKKMCDKCKIIKRKGIVRVICATPKHKQRQG, encoded by the coding sequence ATGAAAGTTCGACCATCGGTCAAGAAAATGTGTGATAAGTGTAAAATTATCAAACGAAAGGGCATTGTGCGAGTGATTTGTGCTACCCCTAAACATAAACAGAGACAAGGATAA
- the rpsM gene encoding 30S ribosomal protein S13 — MARIAGVDLPKKKRVEYALTYIYGIGLKSSRDILKAVNISFDKRVNDLSEDEVSMIAKKIQESYMVEGDLRKKVQMDIKALMDLGSYRGLRHRKGLPVRGQTTKNNARTRKGKRKTVGSKSS, encoded by the coding sequence ATGGCGAGAATTGCTGGTGTAGATTTGCCAAAAAAGAAGAGAGTTGAGTATGCGCTCACATATATTTATGGCATTGGGCTTAAGAGTTCAAGAGATATTCTTAAGGCTGTGAATATTTCTTTTGATAAGCGAGTTAATGATCTCAGCGAAGATGAAGTATCTATGATTGCTAAGAAAATTCAAGAAAGCTATATGGTTGAAGGTGATTTGCGCAAAAAGGTGCAGATGGATATTAAGGCTCTTATGGATCTTGGTAGTTATCGTGGTTTGAGACACAGGAAAGGGCTTCCTGTCCGCGGTCAGACAACAAAAAACAACGCGCGCACGCGAAAAGGTAAGCGCAAGACTGTTGGCTCTAAAAGCTCGTAG
- the rpsK gene encoding 30S ribosomal protein S11 codes for MAKNTTKKRVVKKNIARGIVCISATFNNTNVTVTDEMGNVLCWATAGGLGFKGSKKSTPYAAQQAVESALAKAKEHGIKEVGIKVQGPGSGRETAIKSVGAIEGIKVLWLKDVTPLPHNGCRPPKRRRV; via the coding sequence ATGGCAAAAAATACAACAAAAAAGCGTGTTGTTAAAAAGAATATTGCGCGAGGGATCGTGTGTATATCGGCTACTTTTAACAATACAAATGTAACTGTTACAGATGAAATGGGCAATGTGCTATGTTGGGCTACGGCTGGTGGTTTAGGGTTTAAAGGAAGTAAAAAATCTACTCCCTATGCCGCGCAACAAGCAGTTGAAAGTGCTTTGGCTAAGGCTAAAGAGCACGGGATTAAGGAAGTTGGCATTAAGGTGCAAGGACCTGGCAGTGGTAGAGAAACTGCTATTAAGAGCGTGGGGGCTATTGAAGGCATTAAGGTTTTGTGGTTGAAAGATGTAACGCCATTGCCACATAATGGCTGCAGACCACCAAAAAGAAGAAGAGTGTAA
- the rpsD gene encoding 30S ribosomal protein S4: MARYRGPVEKLERRFGVSLALKGERRLAGKSALEKRPYAPGQHGQRRGKISEYGLQLREKQKAKVMYGVSEKQFRSIFVEANRQEGNTGENLVRLIECRLDNVVYRMGFATTRRFARQLVTHGHILVDGKRLDIPSYFVKPGQKIEIVEKTKNNPQIVAAIDLTAQVGIVPWVDIDKDKRFGIFTRYPQREEVVIPIEERLIVELYSK, translated from the coding sequence ATGGCACGATATAGAGGACCGGTTGAAAAATTAGAACGACGATTTGGGGTTTCTTTGGCTTTAAAAGGCGAGAGAAGATTGGCAGGAAAGAGTGCGCTTGAAAAGCGACCTTACGCTCCGGGGCAACACGGACAAAGAAGAGGGAAGATTTCTGAATACGGCTTGCAGCTTCGTGAAAAGCAAAAAGCTAAAGTAATGTATGGCGTTTCAGAGAAGCAATTTCGCTCTATTTTTGTCGAAGCAAATAGACAAGAAGGCAACACGGGTGAGAATCTTGTTAGACTTATTGAATGCCGTCTTGATAATGTTGTTTATCGTATGGGGTTTGCTACTACGCGTCGTTTCGCTAGACAGCTTGTTACACACGGACATATTTTAGTGGATGGCAAGCGACTTGATATTCCATCATATTTTGTGAAGCCTGGACAAAAGATTGAAATAGTTGAAAAGACCAAAAATAATCCACAAATTGTGGCAGCCATTGATCTTACGGCACAAGTGGGAATTGTTCCTTGGGTGGATATAGATAAAGACAAGCGTTTTGGTATTTTTACGCGCTATCCACAGAGAGAGGAAGTTGTTATTCCTATTGAAGAGCGTTTGATAGTTGAATTATATTCGAAATAA
- a CDS encoding DNA-directed RNA polymerase subunit alpha, with product MDIFKTIPHIPNEIKIEDLGENRIRVSVWPFEPSYAITFAHPLRRLMLSCTPGYAPVMLHIDGVAHEFDSVRGIAEDVTPFIVNLKNIRFTNKGSDIKDTVRVNYEFTGPMELRGANLASDEIDVVNKDAYLATINEDAKFRFSLVIKRSIGLKPNDLVRKDKDFTGEIGLIPLDAYFTPVKSAVYRIEDVLVEDNPNFEKIVFEIETDGQVAPIDVFKNAIAMAQTQLNIFGQDVAVLNPDSNTPAEDIVDIKNLLVKIDTLNFSTRCFHCLDKIGIQYIGELVMMSENDLKNIKNLGKKSFDEIAEKLSSFGYPIGTSLSAEVLEAFNKKIGRSK from the coding sequence ATGGATATTTTTAAAACTATTCCCCACATTCCCAATGAGATTAAGATAGAAGATTTGGGTGAAAATCGCATTCGCGTGAGTGTGTGGCCTTTTGAGCCAAGCTATGCGATTACTTTTGCTCATCCTCTAAGACGCTTAATGCTCTCTTGCACGCCTGGATATGCACCTGTTATGTTGCATATTGATGGTGTCGCGCACGAGTTTGATTCTGTGCGTGGCATTGCTGAAGATGTTACGCCATTTATTGTTAATTTGAAAAACATTCGCTTCACAAACAAGGGGTCGGACATTAAGGACACTGTTCGTGTTAATTATGAATTTACTGGTCCTATGGAGCTTCGTGGTGCGAATTTAGCAAGCGATGAGATTGATGTGGTCAATAAAGATGCCTATCTTGCTACAATCAATGAAGATGCTAAGTTTAGATTCTCTCTTGTTATTAAGCGTTCTATTGGTTTGAAGCCTAATGACTTGGTGAGAAAGGATAAAGATTTTACCGGTGAGATTGGTTTGATACCGCTTGATGCGTATTTTACTCCTGTGAAGAGTGCTGTGTATAGAATCGAAGATGTTCTTGTGGAAGATAACCCCAATTTTGAAAAAATTGTGTTTGAGATTGAGACAGATGGGCAAGTTGCGCCAATTGATGTGTTTAAAAATGCCATAGCTATGGCACAAACACAGCTTAATATTTTTGGTCAAGATGTGGCGGTTTTGAATCCAGATTCAAATACACCTGCAGAAGATATTGTTGATATTAAAAATCTTCTTGTGAAAATTGATACACTCAACTTTAGCACTCGTTGCTTTCACTGCCTAGATAAAATTGGTATCCAATATATTGGCGAGCTTGTTATGATGAGTGAAAATGATTTGAAAAATATCAAGAATCTAGGGAAGAAGTCTTTTGATGAGATTGCTGAAAAGTTAAGCTCTTTTGGCTACCCTATTGGGACATCTTTGAGCGCAGAAGTGCTAGAAGCGTTTAATAAAAAAATTGGTCGATCAAAATAG
- the rplQ gene encoding 50S ribosomal protein L17, which yields MRHRHGYRKLGRTSSHRKALLKNLAIALIDNGKIETGVFKAKELQTYIERLVTTARVGDFNAHRLVFAYLQNKAATKKLVAEIAPRYKDRKGGYTRIQRTRTRRGDASQMAFIEFV from the coding sequence ATGAGACATAGACACGGATATAGAAAGCTTGGTAGAACAAGCTCTCATAGAAAAGCATTGCTGAAAAATCTAGCGATAGCTTTGATTGACAATGGTAAGATAGAGACAGGCGTATTTAAGGCAAAAGAGCTTCAAACTTATATTGAAAGGCTTGTTACTACTGCTAGAGTTGGTGATTTTAATGCTCATAGGCTAGTTTTTGCATATTTGCAAAATAAAGCTGCGACAAAAAAGCTAGTAGCTGAAATAGCACCGAGATACAAGGATCGTAAAGGTGGATACACACGCATACAAAGAACTAGGACGCGGAGAGGTGATGCATCACAGATGGCGTTTATTGAGTTTGTCTAG
- a CDS encoding rhodanese-like domain-containing protein has translation MSDTPSSDFQYSPIHQSQAKLACSANLLALLEQIPDMQIIDIRDSQDYALDHIDIARNIPMQDFASLSQEILANPQTTYMLHCYSGYTVSVYGSYLVEMGAKNVYYFDESFYELKQALQNHHKQEQ, from the coding sequence ATGAGTGATACACCTAGTAGTGATTTTCAGTATTCTCCTATCCATCAGAGCCAAGCCAAGCTTGCTTGCTCTGCAAATCTTCTAGCATTATTGGAGCAGATTCCAGATATGCAAATCATCGACATACGAGACTCGCAAGATTATGCTTTAGACCATATAGATATTGCTAGAAATATTCCTATGCAAGACTTTGCTAGCTTATCGCAAGAGATTTTAGCTAATCCACAGACAACTTATATGCTCCATTGTTATAGCGGCTATACGGTTTCTGTGTATGGCTCTTATCTTGTAGAGATGGGTGCAAAGAATGTGTATTATTTTGATGAGAGTTTTTATGAGCTGAAACAAGCGTTACAAAACCACCATAAGCAAGAGCAATGA
- a CDS encoding pyrroline-5-carboxylate reductase: MTHIQSSTDPARQVTPTQDTTMQTIIIVGYGAMAQAIAKGLNGIYPLEICGRDSTKAEKFIAELGLVNAKAIPLESSSNNQVKCNRAKASMECKASIVPAQDKIVLLCIKPYGLGSFSYLGKAKAVYSVLAGVSVATLQSHISAQAYIRLMPNIAALCGLSATTAFCLNANRNQVKKICESFGSVVFVEDEKLIDASIATSGSSPAFLALIAQALVDSGVRAGLGRIDSLKLVKESFVGVGALLDRYTPQELIEQVTTPGGTTIEGLAALESSGVRGAIMRACQASVSKAIGAKTTQND, encoded by the coding sequence ATGACACATATACAATCATCTACGGACCCAGCACGGCAAGTAACCCCCACGCAAGATACTACTATGCAAACTATTATTATAGTGGGCTATGGTGCTATGGCACAGGCTATTGCTAAGGGATTAAATGGCATATATCCTTTAGAGATTTGTGGCAGAGATAGCACAAAGGCAGAGAAATTTATCGCCGAGCTAGGTTTGGTAAATGCCAAGGCTATCCCGCTAGAATCCAGCTCCAATAATCAAGTCAAATGCAATCGCGCTAAAGCTTCTATGGAGTGCAAAGCCTCTATTGTGCCTGCCCAAGATAAAATCGTGCTACTTTGTATCAAGCCTTATGGGCTGGGTAGTTTTAGCTATTTGGGTAAGGCTAAGGCTGTGTATAGTGTGCTTGCTGGCGTGAGTGTCGCTACACTGCAAAGCCACATAAGTGCGCAAGCATATATCCGCCTTATGCCAAATATCGCTGCTCTTTGTGGGTTAAGCGCGACCACTGCTTTTTGTCTCAATGCCAATAGAAATCAGGTAAAAAAGATTTGCGAGAGTTTTGGCAGTGTGGTATTTGTAGAAGATGAGAAACTCATTGATGCTAGCATTGCTACAAGCGGTAGCTCGCCTGCATTTCTCGCGCTTATCGCTCAGGCGTTGGTGGATTCTGGGGTGCGTGCAGGGCTTGGTAGGATAGATTCCCTAAAGCTTGTGAAAGAGAGCTTTGTGGGTGTTGGGGCATTGCTTGATCGATATACTCCGCAAGAGCTGATTGAGCAAGTAACCACACCCGGAGGCACGACCATTGAAGGACTAGCCGCGCTAGAATCTAGTGGCGTGCGTGGCGCGATTATGCGCGCTTGCCAAGCAAGTGTCTCTAAAGCTATCGGTGCAAAAACAACCCAAAATGACTAA
- a CDS encoding ABC transporter ATP-binding protein gives MTKQKAKTMSYVSMLRAMLTRRDKIILLFLFIATVFFSVMETISISIIMPYITFASNPDLILSQDISKRIYELLECSSSTQFMIFFSVILIAFYLFRIVYGVAYNYALNRFAFRKYHFFAYRLFCKAVDLNYADFTRKKTDTIRHAITDSALKASFYVQYWLQMFAEIFTIVLMYGLLLLTSWKMTLVLSAILGVQVLLITRFIGGKIKQMGTIRNTMDMRFHEIISKTFGNFKIIKLKGNQEDVQKEFESASHTRIGAEILAQTLLPTPKLILETIGFSVLIASVVYILVRYDSAAAVLPIISMYALALYRILPAMTKLLQNYNMMGFYGVAVQQVYEDLLYHTDYEDNAPCQFTSSIELRGIEFGYKPNKPIIKDFNLIINKGDKVAFCGESGAGKSTLVDLIIGIYKPQKGEILIDGVKIDNHNLRSWRKKIGYIPQTIYLFDGSVAQNIAFGSELDGQRVIEACKKANIYDFLCEHDGIDTRVGEGGILLSGGQKQRIGIARAIYDDPEILVLDEATSALDSATETRIMEEIYGVAKDKTLLVIAHRLNTIEHCERKIELTRIH, from the coding sequence ATGACTAAGCAAAAAGCTAAAACAATGAGCTATGTCTCTATGCTGCGTGCTATGCTCACAAGGCGCGATAAGATTATTTTGCTTTTTTTGTTTATCGCTACGGTGTTTTTCTCTGTGATGGAGACCATTAGCATTAGTATCATTATGCCCTATATTACTTTTGCCTCTAATCCTGATTTAATCCTATCTCAAGATATTTCAAAGCGCATTTATGAGCTATTGGAGTGTAGCTCATCGACGCAGTTTATGATATTTTTTAGCGTGATTTTGATCGCATTTTATCTCTTTAGAATTGTGTATGGCGTGGCGTATAATTACGCGCTTAATCGCTTCGCATTTCGCAAATATCACTTTTTTGCCTATCGGCTTTTTTGTAAGGCAGTGGATCTAAACTATGCTGATTTCACGCGCAAAAAGACCGATACCATTCGCCACGCCATTACAGATTCTGCGCTTAAAGCGTCTTTTTATGTGCAGTATTGGCTGCAGATGTTTGCAGAGATTTTTACGATCGTGCTGATGTATGGACTACTGCTGCTTACTAGCTGGAAGATGACCTTGGTGCTAAGTGCGATTCTAGGTGTGCAGGTGCTGCTTATTACGCGATTTATCGGTGGCAAGATTAAACAAATGGGCACGATACGCAACACTATGGATATGCGCTTCCACGAGATTATTTCTAAAACTTTTGGGAATTTTAAAATCATCAAACTCAAGGGCAATCAAGAAGATGTGCAAAAAGAGTTTGAGAGTGCTAGCCACACGCGCATTGGTGCGGAGATTCTCGCGCAAACTCTTCTGCCTACACCCAAGCTCATTTTAGAGACGATAGGCTTTAGCGTGCTGATTGCTAGTGTGGTGTATATTTTGGTGCGATATGACTCTGCTGCGGCGGTGCTGCCTATCATCTCTATGTATGCGCTAGCGTTGTATAGGATTTTGCCTGCGATGACAAAGCTCTTGCAAAATTACAATATGATGGGGTTTTATGGTGTGGCGGTGCAGCAAGTCTATGAGGATTTGCTTTATCATACAGATTATGAGGATAATGCCCCTTGTCAATTTACTAGCAGCATTGAGCTGCGCGGTATTGAGTTTGGCTACAAGCCTAATAAACCTATCATCAAGGATTTTAATCTCATCATCAACAAGGGCGATAAGGTAGCATTTTGCGGAGAGAGTGGCGCGGGCAAAAGCACGCTAGTAGATCTTATCATCGGTATTTATAAGCCCCAAAAGGGCGAGATCCTCATCGATGGAGTAAAAATTGATAATCACAACCTCCGCAGCTGGCGCAAGAAAATCGGCTATATTCCACAGACAATTTATCTTTTTGATGGTAGTGTGGCGCAAAATATCGCCTTTGGCAGTGAGCTTGATGGGCAAAGAGTCATTGAAGCGTGCAAAAAGGCAAATATTTATGACTTTTTATGCGAGCACGATGGCATTGATACGCGCGTGGGCGAGGGGGGGATCTTGCTAAGTGGGGGGCAGAAGCAGCGCATAGGGATCGCAAGGGCGATTTATGATGATCCAGAGATTTTAGTCCTAGATGAAGCCACAAGCGCGTTAGATTCTGCGACAGAGACAAGGATTATGGAAGAGATCTATGGCGTAGCTAAGGACAAAACACTGCTAGTCATCGCCCATAGGCTTAATACAATCGAGCATTGCGAGCGCAA